One genomic segment of Arcobacter porcinus includes these proteins:
- a CDS encoding sterol desaturase family protein, with translation MEYIAFDFLINPNKRVYWLYLISSIFLAIVYYAYTKKSTKVICSSKLWLHPSAKLDYIYFFIANIVNLLLLIPLILSAKSVALFINKALYNYFGYFETMTFTYFQITILYTASIFIFSDFTRYWLHRFLHTIPFLWEFHKVHHSAKVLTPITFYRVHPVENFLFGLRYAFSMGLVTGIFIYLFGAKINIQMILGVNIFVFITSIFGSNLRHSHVPFSYFSFIEKWFLSPKQHQIHHDKKHFNRNFGGYIAIWDRVFGTLTLSKDVKVLKFGLRKNQMNEYLSIKDLYFRPFKNLLKKGRYFEKFKTIFTKYSSSYNS, from the coding sequence TTGGAATATATAGCATTTGATTTTTTAATTAATCCAAATAAAAGAGTCTATTGGCTCTATTTGATTAGTTCAATATTTTTAGCAATAGTTTATTATGCTTATACAAAAAAAAGTACAAAAGTAATCTGTTCTTCAAAATTATGGCTACATCCTAGTGCAAAATTGGATTATATATATTTTTTTATTGCAAATATTGTAAATCTTCTGCTTTTAATTCCTCTTATATTAAGTGCAAAAAGTGTTGCACTTTTTATAAATAAAGCTCTTTATAATTATTTTGGGTATTTTGAAACTATGACTTTCACATATTTTCAAATAACTATTTTATATACTGCAAGTATATTTATTTTTAGTGATTTTACAAGATATTGGCTTCATAGATTTTTGCATACAATTCCTTTTTTATGGGAATTTCATAAAGTTCATCATAGTGCAAAAGTATTAACACCAATAACTTTTTATAGAGTTCATCCTGTTGAAAACTTTCTTTTTGGGCTTAGATATGCATTTAGTATGGGACTAGTTACAGGAATTTTTATATATTTATTTGGTGCAAAAATAAATATACAAATGATATTAGGAGTAAATATTTTTGTATTTATAACTTCAATATTTGGATCAAACCTAAGACATTCACATGTTCCATTTTCTTATTTTTCTTTTATAGAAAAATGGTTTTTATCTCCAAAACAGCACCAAATACATCATGATAAAAAGCATTTCAATAGAAATTTTGGTGGATATATTGCTATTTGGGATAGAGTTTTTGGAACATTAACTTTATCAAAAGATGTAAAAGTATTAAAATTTGGACTTAGAAAAAATCAAATGAATGAGTATCTTAGTATAAAAGATCTATATTTCAGACCATTTAAAAATCTATTAAAAAAAGGAAGATATTTTGAAAAATTTAAAACTATTTTTACTAAGTACAGTAGTTCTTACAACTCTTAA
- a CDS encoding imelysin family protein has protein sequence MKKLIIVVIFAINLFANSSVFQNVLENVSIKDTNSAINSAKALQKDISRENFKKFLKDWKSVETLYLAGELDYDYIDTPRYIDIFNNLKEDLNSQMQRVIESSKSVQTSLYKNSFKTINALEYVISKNELNSRDKEIIRAILNSIISHLEDIKELYVNYSANPTKDEKEEIAILVNSLVASSYRLKEWRIGNPAGLSTKYKNDQKNNRAEYFLSQNSFEAIISILETQLKVVDKQDYKNLYSFSYEKGAKDEIEKVSNTIKQTLEEINKLNKDDFSNASKLFDLASYIHDLYYITIIEKLALKPEILDADGD, from the coding sequence ATGAAAAAACTAATAATAGTTGTAATTTTTGCAATAAATTTATTTGCAAATAGTAGTGTATTTCAGAATGTTTTAGAAAATGTATCTATAAAGGATACAAATAGTGCAATAAATAGTGCAAAGGCTTTACAAAAAGATATAAGTAGAGAGAACTTTAAAAAGTTTTTAAAAGATTGGAAAAGTGTTGAAACACTATATCTAGCTGGAGAGTTAGATTATGATTATATTGATACTCCAAGATATATTGATATTTTTAATAATTTAAAAGAGGATTTAAATTCACAAATGCAAAGAGTTATAGAGTCTTCAAAAAGTGTTCAAACATCTTTATATAAAAACTCATTTAAAACAATAAATGCTTTGGAATATGTAATTAGTAAAAATGAACTAAATAGTAGAGATAAAGAGATAATAAGAGCTATTTTAAACTCTATAATTTCACATTTAGAAGATATAAAAGAGCTTTATGTAAATTATTCTGCAAATCCTACAAAAGATGAAAAAGAAGAGATAGCAATTCTAGTAAATAGTTTAGTAGCTTCTTCATATAGATTAAAAGAGTGGAGAATAGGAAATCCAGCTGGATTATCTACAAAATATAAGAATGATCAAAAAAACAATAGAGCTGAGTATTTTTTAAGCCAAAACTCTTTTGAAGCAATAATCTCAATTTTAGAAACACAATTAAAAGTTGTTGATAAACAAGATTATAAAAATCTTTATAGTTTTTCATATGAAAAAGGTGCAAAAGATGAGATTGAAAAAGTATCAAATACTATAAAACAAACTTTAGAAGAGATAAACAAATTAAATAAAGATGACTTTTCAAATGCCTCAAAACTATTTGATTTGGCATCATATATTCATGATTTATACTATATAACAATTATTGAGAAACTTGCTTTAAAACCTGAAATATTAGATGCTGATGGAGATTAA
- a CDS encoding di-heme oxidoredictase family protein: protein MIQKIIFFKALTIIFCTGLFSFDKIENEYISSLKDSKLLLQQKDKLEDEEIDKFILGRSFFNIPWVKAPSSTRARDGLGPLFNANSCISCHPNNSRAMIISDEGKALRGLLARLSINSNEDKYKEIVYQKGFIPDLVYGEQLAINGVYGVPFEGNIKIDFEDKEIVFPDKTKTILRKPKYSLENLNYGNLSENTVVSYRVAQSLNGMALIDLIEDEEILKNQDLEDKNKDGIKGKANFVYSPISKKYELGRYTHKASVAKLKEQVAFAASNDIGLTSSIEPNKKCTKFQKECLEAPKGLDKIDLPDFRLDAITFYLKNIKTYSANKNSDIYKNGYEIFEALSCNKCHISSFKTKFGFEVYPFSDFLLHDMGEDLADGRVEFLANRSEWRTAPLWGTALNIKINKRANFLHDGRARNVEEAILWHGGEAKNSKEAYMNLDKEDREKLIKFLEEL from the coding sequence ATGATTCAAAAGATTATATTTTTTAAAGCCCTTACAATAATATTTTGTACAGGGCTTTTTTCTTTTGATAAGATAGAAAATGAATATATCTCTTCTTTAAAAGATTCTAAACTGTTATTACAACAAAAAGATAAATTAGAAGATGAGGAGATAGATAAATTTATATTAGGACGAAGTTTTTTTAATATTCCTTGGGTAAAAGCACCAAGTAGTACAAGAGCAAGAGATGGTTTAGGACCACTTTTTAATGCAAACTCATGTATTTCTTGTCATCCAAATAATAGTAGAGCTATGATTATTAGTGATGAAGGAAAAGCTTTAAGAGGATTATTAGCAAGACTTTCAATAAATAGTAATGAAGATAAATATAAAGAGATAGTTTATCAAAAAGGTTTTATTCCAGATTTAGTTTATGGTGAACAACTTGCTATAAATGGAGTTTATGGAGTACCTTTTGAAGGAAATATAAAAATAGATTTTGAGGATAAAGAGATCGTTTTTCCTGATAAAACAAAAACTATTTTAAGAAAACCAAAGTATAGTTTAGAAAATTTAAATTATGGAAACTTATCAGAAAATACAGTTGTTTCATATAGAGTTGCTCAATCACTAAATGGAATGGCATTAATAGATTTAATTGAAGATGAAGAGATATTAAAGAATCAAGATTTAGAAGATAAAAATAAAGATGGAATAAAAGGTAAAGCAAATTTTGTATATTCTCCTATTTCAAAAAAGTATGAATTAGGAAGATATACTCATAAAGCAAGTGTTGCAAAACTAAAAGAGCAGGTAGCTTTTGCAGCTTCAAATGATATAGGACTTACATCTAGTATTGAACCAAATAAAAAATGTACGAAGTTTCAAAAAGAGTGTTTAGAAGCTCCAAAAGGTTTAGATAAAATAGATTTACCTGATTTTAGATTAGATGCTATTACTTTTTATTTAAAAAATATAAAAACATATAGTGCAAATAAAAATAGTGATATCTATAAAAATGGATATGAAATATTTGAAGCTTTATCTTGTAATAAGTGTCATATAAGTAGTTTTAAAACAAAATTTGGTTTTGAAGTTTATCCATTTTCAGATTTTTTACTTCATGATATGGGAGAAGATTTAGCAGATGGAAGAGTTGAATTTCTTGCTAATAGAAGTGAATGGCGAACAGCTCCACTTTGGGGAACAGCATTAAATATTAAAATTAATAAAAGAGCAAATTTCTTACATGATGGAAGAGCAAGAAATGTTGAAGAAGCTATTTTATGGCATGGTGGAGAAGCAAAAAATAGCAAAGAAGCTTATATGAATTTAGATAAAGAAGATAGAGAAAAACTAATTAAATTTTTAGAGGAGTTATAA
- a CDS encoding imelysin family protein — protein MKFGKKLSLLLIIMLSITFSSCANNETKSKQEKIVENYAKIAQENYKDALEDAKKLQIAINKFVENPTQESYDSAKLAWLESRESYGTTEAFRLSNGPIDSEEEWIEEAYGALEGQINAWPLDENMIDYIIDADGKRTSGNIIDTVGKFNPGGEDSEEVDVTEITKEALTALNENGGEANVSTGYHAIEFLLWGQDQDYENFLEDKISKGAMNAGQRPLSDFTSDKDYKRRLQYLKVVTEKLVEDLETVYSAWEEKIDGNRGLYKAALLNESKETEKNIDTQTALKQIISGMGIFIKSELANERIAVAVLTPSEEDEHSCFSDNTHRDLVKNYEGFKNILTSTYKGKKYGDSLFDTLEEDDKQRITKLMNSIEEKIEQVDRVAKTEAHFDHQIRPDHYMSKVLVKLKNELRKLGNEMVTVAKANNISLTDEDVTDPEETKL, from the coding sequence ATGAAATTTGGAAAAAAACTTTCACTTTTATTGATAATTATGTTATCAATAACTTTTAGTAGTTGTGCAAATAATGAAACTAAAAGTAAACAAGAAAAAATTGTAGAAAACTATGCAAAAATTGCCCAAGAAAACTATAAAGATGCTTTAGAAGATGCTAAAAAACTTCAAATTGCTATAAATAAATTTGTAGAAAATCCTACACAAGAGTCTTATGATAGTGCTAAATTAGCTTGGCTTGAATCAAGAGAATCATATGGAACAACTGAAGCTTTTAGACTTTCAAATGGACCAATTGATAGCGAAGAAGAGTGGATTGAGGAAGCTTATGGAGCTTTAGAAGGACAAATAAATGCTTGGCCTTTAGATGAAAACATGATTGATTATATAATTGATGCAGATGGAAAAAGAACATCAGGAAATATAATTGATACTGTTGGAAAATTTAATCCAGGTGGAGAAGATTCAGAAGAAGTAGATGTTACTGAAATTACTAAGGAAGCTTTAACAGCATTAAATGAGAATGGTGGAGAAGCAAATGTAAGTACAGGATATCATGCAATTGAATTTTTACTTTGGGGACAAGATCAAGATTATGAAAACTTTTTAGAAGATAAAATTTCAAAAGGTGCTATGAATGCTGGACAAAGACCACTTAGTGATTTTACAAGTGATAAAGACTATAAAAGAAGATTACAATACCTAAAAGTTGTTACAGAAAAACTTGTAGAAGATTTAGAGACAGTTTATAGTGCATGGGAAGAAAAAATAGATGGAAATAGAGGACTTTATAAAGCAGCATTATTAAATGAATCAAAAGAAACAGAAAAAAATATTGATACTCAAACTGCTTTAAAACAGATAATTTCAGGTATGGGTATTTTTATAAAATCTGAACTTGCAAATGAAAGAATTGCAGTTGCTGTTTTAACTCCTAGTGAAGAAGATGAACACTCTTGTTTTTCTGATAATACACATAGAGATTTAGTAAAAAATTATGAAGGGTTTAAAAATATTTTAACTTCTACTTATAAAGGTAAAAAATATGGAGATTCTTTATTTGATACATTAGAAGAAGATGATAAGCAAAGAATTACAAAACTTATGAACTCTATTGAAGAAAAAATTGAGCAAGTTGATAGAGTTGCTAAAACAGAAGCACATTTTGATCATCAAATTAGACCAGATCACTATATGTCAAAAGTATTAGTAAAATTAAAAAATGAGTTAAGAAAACTTGGAAATGAGATGGTAACTGTTGCAAAAGCAAATAATATATCTTTAACAGATGAAGATGTAACAGATCCTGAAGAGACAAAATTATAA
- a CDS encoding F0F1 ATP synthase subunit C → MKKIVLLMLAIAGIAFAADEAVANETLKAYSVVAAGIGLGLAALGGAIGMGNTAAATIAGTARNPGLGGKLMTTMFIALAMIEAQVIYALVIAMIALYANPFL, encoded by the coding sequence ATGAAAAAAATCGTTCTTTTAATGCTAGCTATTGCTGGTATCGCATTTGCTGCTGATGAAGCAGTTGCTAATGAAACTTTAAAAGCATACTCTGTAGTTGCTGCTGGTATTGGATTAGGTTTAGCTGCACTTGGTGGAGCAATTGGTATGGGTAATACTGCTGCTGCAACAATTGCTGGAACTGCAAGAAACCCAGGTCTAGGTGGAAAACTTATGACTACAATGTTTATTGCTCTAGCTATGATTGAAGCACAAGTTATTTATGCTCTAGTTATTGCTATGATTGCACTATATGCAAATCCATTCCTATAA
- a CDS encoding ComEA family DNA-binding protein, translated as MRKIVAFIMLFGALFLGALDLQTASKSELMSIKGIGDKKADSIIEYRKSNTITKPEDLKNIKGFGDTIIANIKNDIKINDNKNIGKNNSDKNQSNKDKSKNEIISKSKEK; from the coding sequence ATGAGAAAAATTGTTGCATTTATTATGTTGTTTGGTGCTTTATTTTTAGGAGCTCTTGACCTACAAACTGCTTCTAAATCTGAGTTGATGTCTATTAAAGGTATTGGAGATAAAAAAGCTGATTCTATTATTGAATATAGAAAATCAAATACTATCACAAAACCAGAAGATCTTAAAAATATTAAAGGTTTCGGAGATACTATTATAGCTAATATTAAAAATGATATTAAAATTAATGATAATAAAAATATTGGAAAAAATAATAGTGACAAAAATCAGTCAAATAAAGATAAGTCTAAAAACGAAATAATATCTAAGTCTAAAGAAAAATAA
- the hemE gene encoding uroporphyrinogen decarboxylase yields MSKIFVDACFRRPTPYTPVWMMRQAGRYLKEYMEVRKKAGNFLNLCHNPEMAAEVTIQPLDIVGVDAAILFSDILVIPNEMGMHLEFVQGEGPIFRDPIKNEADLDKLIGGEEAASKLTYVYETIKLLKTQLPEDKALIGFTGAPWTLATYMIEGQGTKTYNLCKKIMYSNPELLHKILRKLTDIIKLYLEKQILAGADVVQIFDSWAAAIEPGRYDEFSWKYMVEISEYIKTKYPHIPVIMFPKGIPSFIERGMVYGNFDVFGVDWGTPMALAKEKLGDKYVLQGNMEPCRLYSKEETTKCVEAIQNVMQGEGHIFNLGHGILPDVPVENAIHFINECKRVSKK; encoded by the coding sequence ATGTCAAAAATTTTTGTAGATGCTTGTTTTAGGAGACCAACTCCTTATACACCTGTTTGGATGATGAGACAAGCAGGAAGATATTTAAAAGAGTATATGGAAGTTAGAAAAAAAGCTGGTAATTTTTTGAATCTTTGTCATAATCCAGAGATGGCAGCTGAAGTAACTATTCAACCACTTGATATTGTAGGAGTTGATGCAGCGATTTTATTTAGTGATATTTTAGTTATTCCAAATGAAATGGGAATGCATTTAGAGTTTGTTCAAGGTGAAGGACCAATATTTAGAGATCCAATTAAAAATGAAGCAGATTTGGATAAACTAATTGGTGGTGAAGAAGCGGCATCAAAATTAACTTATGTTTATGAAACAATTAAACTTCTTAAAACTCAATTACCAGAAGATAAAGCTTTAATTGGATTTACAGGAGCCCCTTGGACATTGGCAACATATATGATAGAAGGACAAGGTACAAAGACATATAATCTATGTAAAAAAATTATGTATTCAAATCCAGAACTTTTACATAAAATTTTAAGAAAGCTTACAGATATTATTAAATTATATTTAGAAAAGCAAATTCTTGCAGGTGCTGATGTTGTTCAAATTTTTGATTCATGGGCGGCTGCTATTGAACCAGGAAGATATGATGAGTTTTCTTGGAAATATATGGTTGAAATATCAGAATATATAAAAACAAAATATCCACATATTCCAGTAATAATGTTTCCAAAAGGAATACCATCTTTTATAGAAAGAGGTATGGTATATGGAAACTTTGATGTATTTGGTGTAGATTGGGGAACTCCAATGGCATTAGCTAAAGAAAAGCTTGGAGATAAATATGTTTTACAAGGTAATATGGAACCTTGTAGATTATACTCTAAAGAAGAGACAACAAAATGTGTTGAAGCAATACAAAATGTAATGCAAGGAGAAGGACATATTTTTAATTTAGGACATGGTATTTTACCAGATGTACCAGTAGAAAATGCAATTCACTTTATAAATGAATGTAAAAGAGTTAGTAAAAAGTAG
- a CDS encoding YqhA family protein, whose amino-acid sequence MISKFLENSLWKSRFIVILAVIFSFMGSVILFLVASIDVINVAKMVITSLVTGIHPEHFHEDIVSGVIEAIDLYLIAIVLLIFSFGVYELFISKIDAACSEEDCNSVLNISSLDQLKDKIAKVIIMVLVVNYFQRVLHTSYETPLELLYFALAIVALAIGLYFTGKVGKK is encoded by the coding sequence ATGATAAGTAAATTTCTAGAAAATAGTTTATGGAAAAGTAGATTTATAGTTATATTAGCTGTAATATTTAGTTTTATGGGTTCAGTAATACTTTTTCTTGTTGCAAGTATAGATGTTATAAATGTAGCAAAAATGGTTATAACAAGTTTAGTAACTGGAATTCACCCCGAACATTTTCATGAAGATATAGTTTCAGGAGTTATTGAAGCTATTGATTTATATCTTATTGCAATTGTACTTTTAATCTTTTCTTTTGGAGTTTATGAGTTATTTATATCAAAAATAGATGCAGCTTGCTCAGAAGAAGATTGTAATTCAGTTCTAAATATTAGTTCACTAGATCAATTAAAAGATAAAATTGCAAAAGTAATAATAATGGTTTTAGTAGTAAATTATTTTCAAAGAGTTTTACATACTAGTTATGAAACTCCATTGGAATTATTATATTTTGCTTTAGCAATTGTTGCATTAGCAATAGGACTTTACTTTACAGGTAAAGTTGGAAAAAAATAA
- a CDS encoding aspartate-semialdehyde dehydrogenase translates to MRKFNVAVVGATGAVGEELFRVMEVFNFPINKLVPLASARSVGSKIEYKNQEITVLELTSTVFEEQEVEIAFFCAGGSISEEYAKFAVEAGAVVIDNTSHFRMNPKVPLIVPEVNPEDIRLWRESGIIANPNCSTIQMVQSLKPLDELYGIKRVDVSTYQAVSGAGKAGMEELVQQMQDFFAFKLDESEIKAFAHQIALNVIPQIDVAMENGFTKEEMKMINETQKIMHKNFELAATCVRVPVLRSHSESLTVTFNEGTDVDVDEVRNALANFENVKVIDDLENKKYPMPIISTDTDFTYVGRIRKDVYSSNIVHFFNVADQVRVGAATNAVRIGLKWIELESEI, encoded by the coding sequence ATGAGAAAATTTAATGTTGCAGTTGTTGGTGCTACAGGAGCTGTAGGAGAAGAACTTTTTAGAGTTATGGAAGTTTTTAACTTCCCAATAAATAAACTTGTACCATTAGCAAGTGCTAGAAGTGTTGGAAGTAAAATAGAGTATAAGAATCAAGAAATTACAGTATTAGAGTTAACATCAACAGTTTTTGAAGAACAAGAAGTAGAAATAGCATTCTTTTGTGCAGGTGGAAGTATTTCTGAAGAGTATGCAAAATTTGCAGTTGAAGCTGGAGCAGTTGTTATTGATAATACTAGTCATTTTAGAATGAATCCAAAAGTTCCACTAATTGTTCCAGAAGTTAATCCAGAAGATATTAGACTTTGGAGAGAGAGTGGAATTATTGCAAATCCAAATTGCTCTACAATTCAAATGGTTCAAAGTTTAAAACCTTTAGATGAACTTTATGGAATTAAAAGAGTGGATGTTTCTACTTATCAAGCAGTTTCAGGTGCTGGAAAAGCTGGAATGGAAGAGTTAGTTCAACAAATGCAAGATTTTTTTGCTTTTAAATTAGATGAGAGTGAAATAAAAGCATTTGCACATCAAATAGCATTAAATGTAATTCCACAAATAGATGTTGCTATGGAAAATGGATTTACAAAAGAAGAGATGAAAATGATAAATGAAACTCAAAAAATTATGCATAAAAATTTTGAACTTGCAGCAACATGTGTAAGAGTTCCAGTTTTAAGATCACATAGTGAATCACTAACAGTTACATTTAATGAAGGAACAGATGTTGATGTTGATGAAGTTAGAAATGCTTTAGCAAATTTTGAAAATGTTAAAGTTATTGATGATTTAGAAAATAAAAAATATCCAATGCCTATAATTTCTACTGATACAGATTTTACTTATGTAGGAAGAATTAGAAAAGATGTTTATTCATCAAATATTGTTCATTTCTTCAATGTTGCGGATCAAGTAAGAGTTGGAGCTGCTACAAATGCAGTTAGAATTGGATTAAAATGGATAGAGCTAGAAAGCGAAATTTAA
- the gyrA gene encoding DNA gyrase subunit A, whose amino-acid sequence MENLFENQDIIDVNIEDSVKTSYLDYSMSVIIGRALPDAKDGLKPVHRRILYAMHDLNLTSKTAYKKSARIVGDVIGKYHPHGDTSVYDALVRMAQNFSMRAPLVDGQGNFGSVDGDNAAAMRYTEARMTRIAEEVLRDLDKDTVNFVPNYDDTMKEPAVLPTRVPTLLLNGSEGIAVGMATKIPPHNLAELLDAILHLIDNPSADANELMDFVQGPDFPTGGTIFGRRGIIDAYNTGRGRVKIRAKHHIETRAKKEIIVIDELPYQVNKARLIEQIAELAKDKQIEGISEVRDESDREGIRLVIELKKDAMAEIVLNNLYKSTPMETTFGIILLAVHNKEPKIFNLPEILNIFLSHRKTVIIRRTIFDLEKAKARAHILEGLKIAVDNIDEVVKIIRSSSNDADAREKLELRFDLSQIQSQAILDMRLGRLTGLQRDKLEAEYQELLVLIAELESILRSEDKLNEIIKEELNEIKEKFSNPRRTEIEDSYDEIDIEDLIPNEPMVVTITHNGYVKRVPIKSYERQKRGGKGKVAVTTHDDDFIERFFVSNTHDTLMFVTNMGQLYWLKVYRIPEGSRTAKGKAVVNLINLRADEKIMAIIPTSDFDEAKSLAFFTKNGVVKRTSLAEFSNIRSNGVRAIVLDDEDEIVTAKIANADTKYLMVFTSLGQCIRFEVDKTREQGRSTRGVRAIKFKIDSDFVVDAEIIDNEEQEILTVSEKGIGKRTTVEEYRLTNRAGSGVIAMKLSAKTGNIIGEVLVDDTQDLMLLTSIGKMIRVDMQTIRKAGRNTSGVIIVNVDKDDKVVSIAKCPKEDEEIELDENGNVIRYNEDGEIIENLNEAQSDIFENELEKKEDE is encoded by the coding sequence ATGGAAAACCTTTTTGAAAATCAGGATATTATAGATGTAAATATTGAAGATAGTGTAAAAACTTCTTACTTAGATTACTCGATGAGTGTTATTATTGGACGAGCATTACCAGATGCTAAAGATGGATTGAAACCAGTTCATAGAAGAATACTTTATGCAATGCATGATTTGAATCTTACTAGTAAAACTGCATATAAAAAATCAGCAAGAATTGTAGGGGATGTTATAGGAAAATACCACCCGCACGGTGATACTTCTGTTTATGATGCACTTGTAAGAATGGCACAAAACTTCTCAATGAGAGCACCATTAGTTGATGGGCAAGGAAACTTTGGTTCAGTTGATGGTGATAATGCAGCTGCTATGAGGTATACAGAAGCTAGAATGACAAGAATTGCTGAAGAAGTATTGAGAGATTTAGACAAAGATACAGTAAATTTTGTTCCAAACTATGATGATACTATGAAAGAACCAGCAGTTCTTCCAACAAGAGTTCCAACACTTTTATTAAATGGAAGTGAAGGAATTGCAGTTGGTATGGCTACAAAAATTCCTCCACACAATTTAGCTGAACTATTAGATGCAATTTTACATTTAATTGATAATCCAAGTGCAGATGCAAATGAATTAATGGATTTTGTACAAGGTCCAGATTTTCCAACAGGTGGAACAATCTTTGGAAGAAGAGGGATTATTGATGCTTATAATACAGGTCGTGGAAGAGTAAAAATAAGAGCAAAACATCATATTGAAACTAGAGCAAAAAAAGAGATAATAGTAATTGATGAATTACCATATCAAGTAAATAAAGCAAGATTAATAGAACAAATAGCTGAACTTGCAAAAGATAAGCAAATTGAAGGAATTTCTGAAGTAAGAGATGAGTCTGATAGAGAAGGAATTAGATTAGTAATTGAACTTAAAAAAGATGCAATGGCTGAAATTGTTTTAAATAATCTTTACAAATCAACTCCAATGGAGACAACATTTGGAATTATTTTACTTGCAGTTCACAACAAAGAACCAAAAATATTTAATCTTCCTGAAATTTTAAATATTTTCTTATCTCACAGAAAAACTGTAATTATTAGAAGAACAATATTTGATTTAGAAAAAGCAAAAGCAAGAGCACATATATTAGAAGGTCTAAAAATTGCTGTTGATAATATTGATGAAGTTGTAAAAATAATTAGATCAAGTTCAAATGATGCTGATGCAAGAGAAAAATTAGAACTTAGATTTGATTTAAGCCAAATTCAATCTCAAGCAATCTTAGATATGAGATTAGGAAGATTAACAGGACTTCAAAGAGATAAATTAGAAGCAGAATATCAAGAGTTATTAGTATTAATAGCTGAGCTTGAATCAATTTTAAGAAGCGAAGATAAACTTAATGAAATTATTAAAGAAGAGCTAAATGAAATTAAAGAGAAATTCTCTAATCCAAGAAGAACAGAGATTGAAGACTCTTATGATGAAATTGATATTGAAGACTTAATTCCAAATGAACCAATGGTTGTAACAATTACACACAATGGATATGTAAAAAGAGTTCCTATAAAATCTTATGAGAGACAAAAACGAGGTGGAAAAGGTAAAGTTGCTGTTACTACTCATGATGATGACTTTATTGAAAGATTCTTCGTAAGTAATACTCACGATACTTTAATGTTTGTTACAAATATGGGACAACTTTATTGGTTAAAAGTTTATAGAATTCCTGAAGGAAGTAGAACTGCAAAAGGAAAAGCAGTTGTAAACTTAATTAATTTAAGAGCTGATGAAAAAATAATGGCAATTATTCCAACAAGTGATTTTGATGAAGCAAAATCTTTAGCATTCTTTACTAAAAATGGAGTTGTAAAAAGAACAAGTCTTGCTGAATTTAGTAATATTAGAAGTAATGGTGTAAGAGCTATTGTTTTAGATGATGAAGATGAAATAGTAACTGCAAAAATTGCTAATGCTGATACAAAATATTTAATGGTATTTACAAGTCTTGGGCAATGTATTAGGTTTGAAGTTGATAAAACAAGAGAACAAGGTAGAAGTACAAGAGGAGTAAGAGCTATTAAGTTTAAAATAGATAGCGATTTTGTTGTTGATGCTGAAATTATTGATAATGAAGAACAAGAGATATTAACTGTTTCTGAAAAAGGAATAGGAAAGAGAACAACTGTTGAAGAGTATAGATTAACAAACAGAGCAGGTTCTGGAGTTATTGCTATGAAACTATCTGCTAAAACAGGAAATATTATAGGTGAAGTTTTAGTTGATGATACTCAGGATTTAATGCTTTTAACTTCAATTGGAAAAATGATTAGAGTTGATATGCAAACAATTAGAAAAGCTGGAAGAAATACAAGTGGAGTAATAATTGTAAATGTTGATAAAGATGATAAAGTTGTATCAATTGCTAAATGTCCAAAAGAAGATGAAGAGATAGAATTAGATGAAAATGGAAATGTGATTAGATATAACGAAGATGGAGAAATAATAGAGAATCTTAATGAAGCTCAATCAGATATTTTTGAAAATGAATTAGAAAAAAAAGAGGATGAATAA
- a CDS encoding YdcH family protein, protein MLHEHRETIAELRQNDTRFAKVFDKHNDLDHEIINLEKSHADEFLIDTKKKEKLKLKDEIYSMIVKYNAEK, encoded by the coding sequence ATGCTTCACGAACATAGAGAAACGATAGCAGAATTAAGACAAAACGATACTCGTTTTGCAAAAGTATTTGATAAACATAATGATTTAGATCATGAAATAATTAATTTAGAAAAATCACATGCAGATGAGTTCTTGATTGATACAAAGAAAAAAGAGAAGTTAAAATTAAAAGATGAAATTTATTCTATGATTGTTAAATACAACGCAGAAAAATAA